A window of Mucilaginibacter sp. PAMC 26640 contains these coding sequences:
- a CDS encoding plasmid stabilization protein, with amino-acid sequence MVKVNWTKQAINDIDKIAEFIAKDSDHYAKVQVKRFFDSVKILERHPSSGKIVAEKADDSIRELQQGNYRIIYRIVSTFHVDIITVHHSKRLLSSNPNLK; translated from the coding sequence ATGGTTAAAGTAAATTGGACTAAGCAAGCTATAAATGATATTGATAAAATTGCCGAGTTTATTGCTAAAGATTCCGACCACTACGCTAAAGTACAAGTGAAAAGATTTTTTGATAGCGTGAAAATATTAGAGCGACACCCTTCTTCAGGGAAAATAGTTGCTGAAAAAGCAGACGATTCAATAAGAGAACTTCAGCAAGGCAATTATAGGATAATCTACCGTATTGTATCAACATTTCACGTTGACATTATAACCGTTCACCATAGCAAGCGCCTCTTGTCCAGTAATCCCAATTTAAAGTAA
- a CDS encoding HAD family hydrolase gives MINTIIFDLGAVLIDWNPDYMYRTLFDDEQEMRDFLNNITTSDWNEEQDAGRSLKEGTELLVKQHPQHEAHIRAFYGRWIEMLGDAFEGSVEIFKELKASGKYKIYALTNWSAETFPLAQERFDFLNWFDGVVVSGAEKMRKPAPEFYQILLDRYHVIPQQSLFIDDNYRNILAAEKMGINCIHFTSPEQLREELIAKQVL, from the coding sequence ATGATCAACACAATCATATTCGACCTTGGGGCAGTACTTATCGACTGGAACCCCGATTACATGTACCGTACGCTTTTTGACGATGAGCAGGAAATGCGCGACTTTCTCAACAACATTACAACTTCCGACTGGAACGAGGAACAGGATGCAGGTCGCTCGCTTAAGGAAGGTACCGAACTGCTGGTTAAACAGCACCCGCAGCATGAGGCGCACATCCGTGCATTTTATGGCAGGTGGATAGAAATGCTTGGGGATGCTTTCGAGGGATCGGTGGAGATCTTTAAAGAGTTAAAAGCGAGTGGTAAATACAAGATCTATGCGCTCACCAACTGGTCTGCGGAAACTTTTCCGTTGGCACAGGAGCGGTTTGACTTTTTAAATTGGTTTGATGGTGTTGTGGTATCGGGAGCAGAAAAAATGCGTAAACCGGCACCGGAATTCTACCAGATCCTGCTGGACAGGTATCATGTAATTCCGCAGCAATCTTTGTTCATCGATGATAATTACCGCAACATATTAGCTGCTGAAAAAATGGGTATCAATTGTATCCACTTTACATCCCCGGAGCAATTAAGAGAGGAACTCATCGCTAAACAGGTCCTGTAA
- a CDS encoding energy transducer TonB: MKLKLISCFFLLFIQFAAFADITIIKGKVIDAKTNETLPGAVVSIPDLHVSVGTNANGEFILHSVPSQGRYVIQVSYIGYKTLTQTIDFSSNAPMVFALQPSVIEAHEVVITGTPITAGSKSNSTSASVVSKEQLQGTSTNLIDALARQVPGVSQISTGQGISKPVIRGLSYNRVVTLSDGVKQQGQQFGDEHGIEIDQNQAERVEVLRGAASLQYGSDALGGVINIIEPSSPAEGNIKGEVLSSYSTNSGLVNTSLMLAGNQDGFVWRGRGSYQNAHSFNTPAGYYQNSGFNQTNFSGMLGVNKSWGYSHLNFSYFKDNIGFFDAEPGDELYSTSTSRTIEYPRQDIRHYKLALNNNFIFHGSSLKLDLGFQKNQRRELESTPVPSLFFDLNTYSLDAKYYMREFSGWHPVIGISASLGHSVNLGEELLVPAYDEYSTGAFGFIKKVWDKNTFSAGLRFDYIQNKGKQQFVAGEEVFTGFDNKFGNISGALGYTHEFNDALSFKANAGTAFRAPNPAELGSNGVHEGTSRYEIGSGNLAPERSYQADATLEYGTGFVTGSFGIYENYIHNYIYASNTNKEQITVTDPATGLPRGYDAYRYGQVNANLYGFEGNLTLHPVSFLHFENTFSYTRAQNQSFDKPLPLIPAGVLHNTLRFEPKIKGIKDFYISAGLDNYFKQTRIDATFETPADAYTLINAGIGATFKIGAQPLKVYIAGANLTNKRYYDALSRLRPGRYSQEDPTFGVYNPGRNITFGFYLPFGTNK; encoded by the coding sequence TGCGGCATTTGCCGATATTACTATTATAAAGGGAAAAGTTATCGATGCCAAAACCAACGAAACCTTGCCTGGTGCTGTTGTAAGTATTCCCGATCTTCATGTATCGGTAGGTACAAATGCCAATGGCGAGTTCATTTTACACTCTGTTCCTTCCCAGGGCCGGTACGTAATACAAGTAAGCTATATCGGTTATAAAACATTAACACAAACCATTGATTTTTCCTCGAACGCCCCCATGGTTTTTGCTTTGCAACCGAGCGTTATCGAAGCGCATGAAGTGGTCATAACCGGCACACCAATTACAGCCGGCAGCAAAAGCAACAGTACATCGGCCAGTGTGGTTAGCAAAGAGCAATTGCAGGGTACATCAACTAACCTGATCGACGCGTTGGCCAGGCAGGTTCCCGGTGTCAGCCAGATCTCAACCGGCCAGGGTATCTCTAAACCGGTTATTCGCGGTTTAAGTTACAATCGGGTAGTTACGCTAAGCGATGGCGTAAAACAGCAGGGGCAACAGTTTGGTGATGAGCATGGGATAGAAATTGACCAGAACCAGGCCGAACGTGTGGAGGTGCTCCGGGGCGCGGCATCCTTGCAATACGGATCTGATGCACTTGGGGGTGTGATCAACATTATCGAGCCATCATCGCCTGCCGAGGGTAATATAAAGGGGGAGGTGCTGAGCAGTTATTCTACTAACAGCGGCTTAGTTAACACATCGCTGATGCTTGCCGGTAATCAGGATGGTTTTGTATGGCGCGGTCGCGGATCTTATCAGAATGCACATTCATTCAACACGCCCGCGGGCTACTATCAAAACAGTGGGTTTAACCAAACTAATTTTAGCGGGATGCTGGGTGTCAACAAATCCTGGGGTTACTCGCATTTAAATTTCTCCTACTTTAAAGATAATATTGGTTTTTTTGATGCAGAACCGGGAGATGAGCTATACAGCACATCTACCAGCCGAACAATTGAATACCCTCGCCAGGATATCAGACACTACAAACTTGCATTGAATAATAACTTCATATTTCATGGCAGTTCATTAAAGCTTGATCTTGGTTTTCAAAAAAACCAGCGCCGCGAACTGGAGAGTACACCCGTGCCTTCATTGTTTTTTGATCTGAACACCTACTCATTGGATGCTAAATATTATATGAGGGAATTTAGCGGATGGCATCCTGTTATTGGCATAAGTGCCAGCCTGGGGCATAGTGTTAACCTTGGCGAAGAGCTGTTGGTGCCCGCCTATGACGAATACAGCACCGGCGCATTTGGCTTTATTAAAAAAGTGTGGGATAAAAACACCTTCAGCGCAGGTTTAAGGTTTGATTATATCCAAAATAAAGGTAAACAACAGTTTGTAGCTGGTGAGGAGGTATTCACGGGCTTTGATAACAAGTTTGGCAATATAAGCGGCGCGCTGGGTTATACCCACGAGTTTAACGATGCCTTAAGTTTTAAAGCTAATGCAGGTACCGCATTCCGCGCACCCAACCCGGCAGAACTTGGCTCAAATGGCGTGCACGAGGGAACATCGAGGTATGAAATTGGTTCGGGCAACCTTGCACCGGAGAGAAGCTACCAAGCTGATGCTACACTTGAATACGGTACCGGATTCGTAACAGGCAGCTTCGGCATTTATGAAAATTATATTCATAATTACATCTATGCTTCCAACACCAATAAAGAGCAAATAACTGTTACCGATCCGGCAACCGGTTTACCGCGAGGATATGATGCTTACCGCTATGGCCAGGTAAACGCTAATCTTTACGGTTTTGAAGGTAATTTAACGCTGCACCCGGTATCATTCCTGCATTTTGAAAATACCTTTAGCTATACCAGGGCACAAAATCAATCTTTCGACAAGCCTTTGCCGCTAATACCGGCGGGGGTATTGCATAATACCCTTCGTTTTGAGCCGAAGATTAAAGGGATAAAAGATTTTTACATATCCGCGGGACTGGATAATTACTTTAAACAAACCCGCATTGATGCAACGTTTGAAACACCAGCCGATGCTTATACGCTAATTAACGCTGGCATAGGCGCAACGTTTAAAATAGGTGCCCAGCCGCTTAAGGTTTATATCGCCGGAGCCAACTTAACCAACAAACGTTACTACGATGCGCTGAGCCGTTTAAGGCCGGGCCGTTACAGCCAGGAAGACCCAACCTTTGGAGTTTATAACCCGGGTAGGAACATAACCTTTGGGTTTTATTTGCCCTTTGGGACAAATAAATAG